The DNA sequence acatacatatatatatatatttacatattatatatatcatatgtaaacatatgcataatcatatgaatatacatacactcaagtacacatacatatatattttcaaatacataggcagaaatatattcacacacatatgcatatatatctacacatatactcgAACATATTCTCGCGGCAacgacatataaatatacttatgctaaaatatgcatttatgatCACATCCTTATTCACATAAGGAAATggtcatttacatacatatgtatgttcatatccCAAAACATCGATAGACCTTAATACATAattgcatacttatacacacacttaagcacatatacattattgttcattaaaaaaatatttacatacgaaCAGGGGCCTCTAGGAATTTAAAATGACGTTATCCAAACAAACTAAATAttgtgagagaaggagaagatGTGTAGAAAGGTAGGGAGCGGGAAAGAATGGaatgataaaacaaagtaaaagagagagtgtgggggAGAGGAAGGgcaaattgtaaatataaaatatgcatggaaagaagggaaagaagggGAGAGGGGGAAAATTATGGGAAGTAAGatggaaggaaaaataaaagaaattttcagaGATTATTATGTTATGCgaagaaattatttgaaagaacAAAACAAGTGTTTATTCAAAGAATACATTTGGAagctcactctcactctcatAAGCATATATAACTACACTACTtcaaataaacagatacacatatatgatttaATAGACGTTTACGATCTCCCACTTATAGATATAAGcaaacgttcacacacatacTGAAGAGAACATATATCCCAAAACAtcgacagacacaaacacactataataaacccatacacatacttactaagcacatatacattattGTACACACcgaaaatatacatacgcacgatAGCAAAAacgggtatatatgcatatatataaatatgcatatatatatatatatatgcatatatatatatatatatatatatatacgtatatggaaAGCCAGGTAGTAAGGTAACTCTAGAAATCTAAAATggttttaaggaaattaattagaTTGAATGAGAAAAGGAGTAAACGAATAGAAAGATATGGAAATAAacgaagaagaaagagtgaaTAGGAACAGGTGAATTGTAtacatgaaaatgataaaaagaaaagtaaagaagggAGAGTTAAGGTTATGGAAAGTAAGGTGgaagaataaagaaaggaaaatttgatattatttattaagaataaagaaaataaaatgatattattaGATTATGGGTGGATATTCTTTGGAAGAACTAACAGTGTTTCTTTCTAATGAATACATTTGTAAACTCTCTCTGTAAATGTGTCCACCAATTTAAGCTGAGAGAATAAAATACTGCTCTTCCGTGCACAAAGGACTGAATGATTTCTCTTTATCATAAAGAAAAGATCTAGAAAGGATTTTCCATCCTAAAGAAAAAGATGCATTAGAGGCATTGAAGTCTCAGATTAGTTTACTGAGTCCCGTAGAGTTCTGCTTACGATTGTATTTAAAGGTAGAGGAGTGGTTAGCCAGAagtagaccacacacacacacacacacacatacactttgaaTTTAAAAACAGCTGAATGTCAGTTGATGCTTTCACGATTTTTCTCCATCCCCTTCCTTTCTAtcgctgtctgtctatctttctcttaatttctctctctctctctctctctcttacccttccagagtagtgtgtatgtgtatgtagaagcagacgacacacgcaaacacatacacacatgcacacacacacacacactcatccgaAATACTAACCAGTTGACGTCAGCTATAGCGAacgataaaaacaatatattgaagAAAGAAGACATTGACAGCAGTGCATTATATTGGCATTTaagtggacagaaagagaaaggaaaacatgTGGAAGTACTTCATAGCTCTTTTGATATTATCGCTGTTTAAAATCGACGATGTTGCCAATCAAGACAATTTACCAAAGCCAGGCACTAAACCAGATAAAGGTAAACCAGATGACAGTAAACCAGATGAAGGTAAACCAGACAAAGCTTCTAATTTAAATGCAGCTGATCCAAGCAATCCAAGGCATCCACCAGGTCCTATTTCAACGTCAATTGGTTAGTTCCTTGATGTGTTGGAATGtgtgggaattttttttttattaaccatttTACTCTTTTAACTACAGAAATCAGACATGTTTACTCAGAATATTATCATCCTTAACTGCGAGTGGCAGATTTATGTATCAATTTATCTCTTGCTTGAAGAATGTCATGGCTGAAGCTATTTTTCTCAAGTTTATCACGGCGATGTGATTTGCAGAAATACTCACCATTTTGAACAGCATTGTTGCAATCAGTGGTTGACGTATCTCATGTATCAAGCATTCAAACATCTTCATTCATGAATCCAGTTCATAATTATCTTAGCAGAGCAAAGAGAATTACATAGTGCTATAAACGAGAAAGGGTTTGTTTCATTATAGAGATATAGCATTGCAACACTTGCGCCTTCTTTCATATTAATATGCCATTTATTAACACCATTCAGAAGTTTGAGTCTTCGCCTCTGCTGACTGTGTTGCATTGTCACTGCCTTTATTCTTTGTCATAGATCACCGAATGTGTATTCATGACTAATGTTCTCGCATTGATGACTTTTAATCGCTGTTTTATAGAAACACAACGGTAACTTGGTTATCCCCTACATTACAGCCATTTCTCCAATGAATTACAGTAATGTGatttaaatatacttaaaatatgtGACGATTCTGTTCTGATGACAATTGGTGCTGTCTTTTCAGTCCCAATGTTTACGATTATCAGATGCTGAAGTCCATCGTGCATCAGAAGGAGGAAATCTCGCAGCCTGGCTGCTTTCATTCATCAAAGATTTCTCCCCACAAGATCTCCCACAAGATCTCGCGTTTCGCATTTCTACTGATTTCCTTAAACCTCTGCCTTCCTACCGCTTGTTGTTTCTCTTCATTTGGTCCAGCTGTTCAGATCTTTATATCTCAATTGCCCATGCTATTCTGACACGTCATTGCCTTGTTTTTATCGGTCCTTGTGCAACCCTATATTCTACTTATATATTGTCGTCTAATCAATTCAAAATTCTTCAGGCGATATGATATGAATAGTCATTTAACCACAAACAAAAAGGACAAAATTCCGCTTAATCGAAACttataaaggaaaaaacaaatacGTACAAATTCTCGTTCATGAAGAAATGTTAGCTAATTAGCAGTAATAGAGTGCTTGACTTTACGGAAAATTTGATGCTAAGTATTTTAATTAGGTCCCATAATCCATTGTTCCAGCTATTTGGTACATAAATGCACAACACAGAGTGCTCGACACTGTGGACGaatcaaaatctttttttttttttacaagagatCTCTTCAAATATATAGTGGAAAACAAGACTATATATACAGCCAGCGTCCACTAAATTCAAACATGGCAGATGCATGTGCAAGCGTCGAAGACGGAGGTTGTTTACTAACGGAGACAGCAACTGAATACCACCTGAGGGAATACACCTATATCCCATTATACAGCTAAATTTTTGCATAAtcaaatacttgtatatatgaagAACTAGGATGAATAGAAACATTTCTCGTGATTAAAAACCAACTGTTCAACCTTATTCCTTCCTGTTGACTCTTCCTGattcaattatctatctatctatctatctatctatctatctatgtttttcGCAAATAGAGTTACCATTTTTCAATCAGTTTTttgaatgttatgatttttttccttttggcatATGGTAGCCGTTACTTTTTGCTTCCTTTAGAAGTAAATTACGCGTagttttgtttacagctgttagttctgtgtcaattttaatatggagtgcaaaaacgatcatttttgccatattttgcttttttcatttccggaaaggcaagaaagctgctgaagCTCACAAAGAGATAAGAGAACTTTATGTCtctgattgcttaacagaacgtACATATCAGAAATGGTTTTCAGAATTCCgctctggagatttttcactcaaagatgataACGTTCTGTTCGACATACTGAAGTTGATGACGACCGAATGAAAGCCATAGTTAAAACTTATTGTCATATAATCGTGCGAGAGATTGCGGAGtggttaaatgtatcacatacaatcaattgaaaatcacttaaaatttcttggactcgttaagaagATCGATATTTGATTTccaaataaattgaaagagattcacttaacacaacaaatcaatatttgtgatatgtatctcaaacgcaatgaaatcgatTTTTTTGAAACGAATCATCGCTGGTGAGGAACAATGGATTTTCTATaataacatcaatcgaaaacgatcatggaccaagcgtaatgaaccagcacaaaccacatcgaaagctgaattgcatcaaaaaaaggtcatgctgtcatttggtgggattacaaaggtgttgtgtatttttgagctgcttccaaggaaccaaacaatCAATTCAGATGCTTACTGGCAACAACTAATGAAACGAGAGGAAGtaatcaaagaaaaacggccagaattggcaaatcgtaaaggaatcgtgttccaccatgacaacgctagaccacacacgtcttagctaactcgtgaaaaattatcggagtttggttgggaagtgatgtaacatccaccatatagccatgatcttgcaccatcagattaccatttatttggAAGTTTGCAAAATACTTT is a window from the Octopus bimaculoides isolate UCB-OBI-ISO-001 chromosome 25, ASM119413v2, whole genome shotgun sequence genome containing:
- the LOC128250785 gene encoding uncharacterized protein LOC128250785 isoform X1, translating into MWKYFIALLILSLFKIDDVANQDNLPKPGTKPDKGKPDDSKPDEGKPDKASNLNAADPSNPRHPPGPISTSIGSQQRVAECYSLVRKLDCKFYTCLSERLICPQTLLAKEKPNVYCKGPDEKVK